In the Halichoerus grypus chromosome 4, mHalGry1.hap1.1, whole genome shotgun sequence genome, one interval contains:
- the SNORC gene encoding protein SNORC produces the protein MAFRVALRMALLLLSGALAPAVLTAEGPQEPAPTLWNEPAELPSGEGPVESTSPAREPAATGPPAPTAAPSPEDSTARERLDQGGGSLGPGAIAAIVIAALLATCVVLALVVVALRKFSAS, from the exons ATGGCATTCCGTGTGGCCCTGCGCATGGCACTGCTGCTCCTTTCCGGGGCCCTGGCCCCTGCAGTGCTCACAG CCGAGGGCCCGCAGGAGCCCGCGCCCACCCTGTGGAACGAGCCCGCCGAGCTGCCGTCGGGAGAGGGCCCCGTGGAGAGCACCAGCCCCGCCCGGGAGCCCGCGGCCaccggccccccggcccccacgGCCGCGCCGAGCCCCGAGGACAGCACGGCGCGGGAGCGTCTGGACCAAGGCGGCG GCTCGCTGGGGCCCGGCGCCATCGCGGCCATCGTCATCGCCGCCCTGCTGGCCACCTGCGTGGTGCTGGCGCTCGTGGTCGTCGCGCTGAGAAAGTTTTCCGCCTCCTGA